The genomic window CGAGAGGGGTATAAAAATAGAACGGCCCCTTCATCTTCAGGgttcttctttttcctttttatttttcttgaacacatttttctttctttgtattttttatttgtatttaataAAAGTTAAAATCCTAACCTTTGGTTAGGGGTTTGTAAAAAGACCGTCTAGCGTTTTCTCGTATTTTTCTGCCTCTCCTGTGTTGCTGAGAACCCCGGACGCCTTGCAACAGGGCCACGGCTAAAGACTTGACATCGCTCCGGGTAAGTAGGCGTCTGTTTGAAGGCTACTTTCTAAGACGCTGTATATGGGCAAAAAATATACTGCGCACGCACTGACATACACAGGAGTAGTGAACTCAGTCAGGCATTTAGGAAGGCAGGTCCTATGCTCCAGGGCAGACAAAAAACCGAAAAGGCTTTGttagcaaatgtatttgttgtgGAAAATTGtttgtgaaactaaggtctagggGTCTAAATGCACATCACACACCCAAGCGAAATGGAAATCTGTCTGATAAATACAAGTGTATTTAGGGATATAACCTAAATTGTTATAGGTCCGTTGTGGTCAATTGAAGTTCTTATATGTTACAAGAACTGTCATTAAAAAGAGCTTCAATTTAATTTTGACAAGACTCCCCTATAATAGGGTAGTTGATTTTCTCTCAGATCCGGATGGGCACTCGTCTGTAGTGAGTTTTTGACCTCTCTCAGATCATGATGACAAACAACTCTTGCAAATACAGCTCTGAATTTCTTCCTCTTTTAGTGAAGTTAACCACATTTTGAAGTACGAGTCAAGGGAATAGGGAACAGTGACCTTAGCCCCCAAATTAGGGAATTTGATTCAGATAGAGAGAGCCTCTCAATCAAGTCAACCCTCTCGTACCTAAACCCGTTGAAAAGGGCGCCtcgcatcaaacacacacactgaaagataCTTCTTCTTTTACCCTGTGATATTATTCCAGTccgaagacaaacacacaggagtAGCGATCTCAACTGTGTTAACCCTTTAGCCGCCAGGGTTTAAAAAGAATAAATTGGATTTgtacatcaaaatttcaaaaggccatggcttgcaagtagtcagagataaagtcctactgtaaatgtgaaaatcattgagtatgaacaGAAGTTTATGAAGGAGGTACatttactcatctaatttgcatattatgacgtcactggatggtaaccaccgtgaattatgcacatttcagtaaatactagatgttgaacatatttgagcagttttactttttttttttgtcatttcaccgacataacaaatgaaggaaagcagtcacatgtaaaccaacaatagtaaattattactataatcacaaaccctatgctactatacaataaagcagcctggtcaaatcagttccatatcacgggtgactttgtagttcttcataGTCCTATTTTTGACAACCCCTGCTGTCTATactacgtccattacggacactatcatcaccattgccactggcacctccagctatgttgggcagagggtcgaaataatgGTGCTTTCCAGTTGTCTCGTAAATCATCGTACACCCACCCATACAACATGTACAAATGAGTGGCTTTAGGAACGCctttctctcgagccacgaggggcattagcagAAGGctagttattgttattgttttgtgctacttgtagcctctagctaaacggctggaaaacaaattgttacattgtattgcaggcaCAGCGAGACCGTGCAATGCATTAATTGGTGACCagattgaagcagcaatgtaatctagtgtgtaagagcattacatcaacattaacatgaccaacacagtatttgcaaaaaaaaatacatgccatctcatctcaactatgggcacagccatgtttgttgtaaggtcgtacgtccacctcggggtaccctcaagtactccgaggtaaagtgggcgtgcctgcccaaaatgccgcaagaaagctgggtaatttacactttccaactcgggccGCGGATTTACGAGACAATCAGAAAGCACCAttatggtatgcttagtggacactgtcgcaaagacgtacctccattcacagatgcaccgtgactatcagtcaatagacgatcgatcatattctccaaaaggcagatattctccttcagaatcagaataggtgaataacagatccaagacttcatcacacatgatttttttttcaacatttggtgtatttctgcttcaatttgtgcaaaactttGGCCCGCATCGGAGAGGGAGTTAACTCATTCAGAGACGAATGACCGCGTCGCAGGAAGTGTATCATAACAAAGAGACGCCAGACCCTAATGTAACCGTAAAGCTGTACTCAGTCATACTGCAGACTCGTAAAAGTAGTTAGAAAATAAGGCAGAAAAACGACAAGTTTCCTAaagctgcttccttatgttggaatgtgcaaaaatgtacaaacaatcaagaggatgccttcttgtatgtgatttctgcaacagtgatactgcaaacgtgttgatagcctattgttgatagcctattgtttatgctgtagcctaatgtaaagcatgtcacacagtagcctagcctacagaaaacacttaattgatgtgatataatgataacttgtgtgcctacaatggtttattaaacatcatagtcatttatttagtcagtcatcatgttcattTTAATGAATAGGAAGGGCATCTAAACGACAGTGTTACGGCCAGCTCGTGAACAGACCGCAACATAAAGAGAGACAACAACAGTTTCAAATTGAACCATTTATTAATGATAGCAACATTAACAAACTAAAGTGTCTAGGGAGATGAATgttgaagagtgtgtgtatgcgtgaatGTAAATGGCAGTAGGCTATCAGCATGATGAGTAAGTGAAAGGCAAAAGGGGGGAAATAGAaataaagaggagagaaagaataacGTGCCAGTGTAAAGGACTATCAAAGTTCCTGCAAGAAAGGAGGAAAAAGTGCCTACCGAGAGAGATACAGAACCCCTTTTATAGCCCCACCCAATACAGGTGCATGTAATAATGTAATTAGCCTAACCAGGCCAAGGCCTGACCGTGCACTGACAGACCAGGACCTGAAGGGGGTCGTAACAACAGCCATAAACCATTTCGTGCAAAATCTGCCGTGAGTCCCTATGCGTGAGTCACAAACTCCTCCCAGCTGACTAGCAGATCACGTAGACAGTCAGTCACGatcgattatttaataaataaatgtgaattacaaataataataaaaagcttctacctaatgtgactattttttccatgaactgtaaaagaaaacacgttttttcccgctgtattctccataaagtgggcagccgtggcctactggttagtgctttggacttgtaaccggagagttgccggttcgaaccccgaacagtaggcatggctgaagtgcccttgagcaaggcacctaacccctcactactccccgagcgccgttgttgttgcaggcagctcactgcgccggggttagtgtgtggttcacctcactgtgtgctgagtgtgtttcactaattcatggattgggataaatgcagagaccaaatttccctcacaggatcaaaaaagtatatatacttatacttatacttaaagagtaaagtaaattatgtacttatttccggaattgacgtcacttcctggactcgtctgaggctAGTCTTGAGGTCTCTCAATAGGCTTGTTTGAGATCGACTGAGTCGGACTttgtctggctttctacgtaaacgtgatcttcagaggctagccgggagccgggagatatcgcggaattttgtttgcaataatacagcagaactttcattcttactcattaaaatgagcatgatgactgacaaaataaattcttatgatgtagtttaaataaaccactgttgtcatacagttaacaggcctgctttgtagcacataaattcaatatcaagtgttttccctgtgtgtctatctatttaaccaacagcaggaaataacagaatatccaaatgttttcagtaggctagcctaccattgttgccgaaatcacgtataagaaggtatcccttcaatttctgtttattttcgcatattccaacataaggaagcagcatgagactccCGTCAAAATAGTCATGAGgagattcctcccaaatggccctatcacgtctttgaactgacgtcatgagggcgtgttttagctcgtgcagctcgtggaaggcaactgtaagatctgtctgcaggctaagactccctcgatattttaaggtcatgtgacatggtgtcacggtggtaagtccctcccggctgacagaagtcgaacagaatttctaaccagtaagcattgcgtccatcccagtatacattgtgttcaacccagcatgcatcacatcaagtcagatatgcacagatctgcctcaagtcgaacacgcctattGGTTTAACCCCTAATggcgcatcgcttccgcgttatggaggaaatgcacgtcttcttcgtgtgtttctcgcgtgtttttCGCGTTGAGGTTGAATCaaagctctgggtgtctgccaactagtggtcaagagtacaaatgagattttacactgtactcgcgtctatcgtctgttttatttagtaatgacgcttgtcgcaatattgcgacatgGGCGGTTTGAGGGTTTTAAAGAGAATTCCTTTAGACACCAGAGTAGTCACAAAACACATACCTCCTCTTTTACTCTGTGAAATCCTCACAGTCCGAAGACGAGCGCACCCACACCTACAGGAGTAGCGATCTCTACTGTGTTACGGGAGCCCCGTAGACACCAGAGTGGACACAAAACGCAACACTAGTAATCCAAGTAatttttcatttaaaatgttgATGGTCTCCCAATTCTCCTTGCAACTACAGACACTGGATTTTCTGTGCTCAGTTGGTACAGAGTAATATGACCTCTTCCCAAGAGTCATTAACAAGAGtacaacagagagaaaggaacaAGGAAACTGGATATACAGCATGTCTGTCAGCAGCAGGTCAAAACAAGCTCATGACATGAAATACAAAATGATAAACATGCATAATAAAATGACACTGGCCACAGCAGCCAGTGATCTCTGGTGTTTGTTCTGGCTCTACCCCCCTTTACACAGGAACTACAACCCATATCTCAGTGGAGCCTGGTCTTGGAATACCATCACCCAACAGAAACTCTATAGCCATTTGAATTAACGCACCTGTTAGGAATAACAATTTGCAGACCTAGACTGTGTTACGTTAACATGCTGCTCATCGTGCTAGCACTGTAAAGTATGGCTGAggtttctttttatttcttttttttgtatgatgGTCTTTTCCAGAACACAGCAATGTCAATAGCGACCAATCAGTAACCTGCAATACTTTCACGTCACCTTTTGGTATCGCCTCAGCTTGCTTGGAACCTCAACGGAGGTGATACCAAAAATAGTACCAGGTACTAGTTCTTGCTAATGGAAAACCAAAAAAGGCGAGTAGAGTTGAGGCGAGTTAATCCATTTTGACAACAGACTGTGTTTTCCATCAAATTTGAGCTGAGAGTCTTTTGAGATtttttgtttgcaaaaaaacagacattggaaTTATTTTAATGAAATAAGCCTCAccgaaataaaatgaaaaaaaaacaaaactgtatTTTATAAATGCATATCGCCATGTTCCTGGCCCACCCATCTCGGAGGGAAagtgagaggggaaaaaactgATCTTATCACACTTcaactttttttgcaaaaatatatatttacacaTAAATCACAGACTTTGTGCCTATTCACCATTCACCAGTCAAGTAGCAAACAGCCAATTAGTGCAGAGACCTGTGCTGTGACGTTGATGTCTTGAGCAGTGAGAGAGCACAACACTATAACATAAAGATCTACATAGTTGTACCAAACATAATGGGCACCTTTTTATTCTCTGAATGGCCATATGTTTCCATGAGGGAATGTTATATAAATGGCCATTTGCTGTCACCCTCAGGAATATTACAGTAACAGCAGGCAAGCTGTTTTATCCCTATCAGTCAACAAGCAAGAAGGAACAGCCATGGCATATTAAATGGCTGACATAACTGGGTCAAAAACAAGACTATGTACAACTTTACTAAGTACCAATAATGTCTCCACTATAAAATAACAACCATCTGCAATGAGTGCAATGAATTTGAAGGTTTATTTTCATCAAATGCATTCTGGTCGTTACAacatgaaatatatatatatatatatatatatatatatatatatatatatatatatatatatatatataaaagagaATATAAAATTtccaaaaacataaaaaaaaaaaaaaaaaaaaccttttgtttATTCACATGATGTTGCTATGGTATGGTATCCGAACATTTCTTATAAGTACGAGAACAAGTATATGAGCATCCAATACTGCTCACCCAGTACTGGCAATAGTATCAGTCCGTAACAGCAATTAGGCTGTTTTCCAGGTAATTTTTAACTCTAAAATAATTTGTGGCATGACGTATAAACACACATCTTATTCTACAAGTGTCCCCGGATTGATacgttaaaggataattccggtatttatcactttgagtcccttttctggtttgttttggatgaatgaaattttgacgatgggtcctgtctcaaATTTCTGGCCGGTTTTGAATAGCCGTTAactgtttcagagtggctggctatggacatgcacaaacatgtccttaaaacaacctttaacgtttgttttcaaaactgtgcaactctgAAATAAAAACTTTAAATCCATTCCAGTTAGGACTGTCCTCACATATCATGACAATAGCCAAATATAGCCAATTATGCATTAGTGATTACATACAATGCAGTACTGTGTTTTTAGTCTGAGCTGTCCTTGTCATCGACGTTTAAAAGGTCTTGGGAGCCACTCATGTAGGAACCATAGCCAGAGCTTTTCAGTAACCAGTCCACGACTTTGTCCCTGGATTCCCTCAGCTCCTTTGGATCTGGCTCAGATGAACTTTCTGGGGACATTTATGAAAGAAAGGAGAAGGACTTCAGTCTCTCTTCTCATCAAGTTTAATGACACAAACTTGACATTTCTTATAATAATTTTATTGTTTACGTTTAAGGGTTACATAGAAAGTAAGCCTTTACATGTGTTcattgctgcacacacacacacacacacatatatacacaccagtgttgcgcgggtttggtcacaagcggcctGAGCTCGCCCAATATTTTtatcaacccgaccgcaacttggaccgcgaatattaattaggacaaaattatacccgacccgcgatccgaGCCGCTTTACAAAATGTGCTcttttggttatagcctatcatgcagtgtgacagtaggccatttctgtaaaacaaactaatttatttgcgaaacATTATGCAGTATAACTAACTACACacatgcaggacataatgtttgcgcaggagagagaatgagaataagagcgcaagcacgcacgcaaccagCTAAGGATAAGCTAAACACTAAGACAAGATTTCAAGGCGATGGACATACAtttttctttcgaaaacagaaatggtgaagCCTACTTTAAgtatatttaaaatatatatatatatatttaattcattttaACTGACCCACCCGCAAATGACCCAAATatcatttaaatattttttttatgactCATAACTCATCCACGGGCGACCGCTTAATTTCGGGTGGACCGCGCAACACTGATCTCGACTGTTGTAGAGAAATAAATAGCTGATcattaatgcaatatctacattgcccatgatcagcaaccattcatccattgttgcaaaggcacattctgtttactaatctgatatcattttaaaaagctaactgagaaaacattggagaaccctttagCAATTATGTAAGTACATAATATATACGTAtacactttttttctgtaaagaTTAATTATTATTTCAGGGTATGAATTCTTGCCAGCTGCCATAccattttggtgtgtgtgatgtaccaTTATGCTTACTCACCAAGTTTAAGTTCCTTTACTGCTTCACGGACAGTCTCGTTGACTATGAAGTCCCGCCGTCTCCATTCATAATCCAGCAGATCTTTCAAATGACTTGCAAGCGTCTCATCATCTGACTGCTGTCTTTGAATGCTCTGGTTATTCTTATCATTCTGCAATTCATCTTTTGCCAGTGTACCTAGaggagtagatagatagatagatagatattgtataaaaatagtaaaaatattaatacatttaaaatcTCTGTAGGAGTACAGTACAACCAAAATAGTGGTGTATACATTATCCGCACATTGTATAAATCTCAGGACGGTGTTTTATGCATattaaaaaagacaaaactGTGTATTGACCGCATCTGTGCATTAACCTCAGTGCTCAATAGACCAATGAATCTAAAACGGATCAGGCTTTAATCAGAATGAAGTACagaaatgcattcccatgtGTAGCCTCCATAACCACATTGCTGACGAAAAATCCAATGTATAAACCTCAGTTAATATGCTGGCAATTACAGTACAGGTATTCTGGAATATCTTTCTGCATACTCACATTTAAATGCTTGTAAAAGTTGTCATTAAGACATATGTCGATTGCAAGACTACtttttttgtccattttaaTATGATGTTTTGTAAAATCATGCAATTTTATTGCATTTAAATACTTACTGGAAGAAGGATTTTCCTGGGAGGTTTCACTATGGCTGATAGTGTCCATGGTTTGTGGTTGTCCTTGAACTAATTCAGAACAAGTACTGTATATCATTAAATGAAACTAAAATATTTATGAATAGACTTTAATGTGAATTCACATCACAAACTCACATTCAACTGGTTTTTCCAtgcttctgtttgttttttgtttgcatGCTGACGTAACAGCGTCCCACTTCTTCTGGACCTCCTTAATCATCTTCTCATCTCGTCCCAACCATTCTCTGTACAGTGCATTACTAACATCATCTGTGGATGCAACATCATTGTCGTCCTTGTGCCTTTTGGCCTTTGTTTCTATGTTTGTTTGAGGGGCCATCATAGGGCAATGCACACAATTCCCTGCCACCATCTCTGCAATCTTCTCCAGCAGCTCTTCAACCTGGTTGCTACCCTGCGCTCTCTCACCAAAGACGTGATATCTGTTTCCACACTTCTGGACGAGCCACTGCAGAGCTTTGCCCTCACTCTCAATAACCTCCTCGATGGTGGTGTCTTTCAGCAGTTTTCCCCATGTGAAGAGAACTATGGTGTGTCTCCAGACATCCTCTCCCAGGTACATCTCCAATGTTTCATGAACTATACGTCTTTGCTCCTCATGGAACGACACCTCTACCGGCAAAGTGAGGGCGAAAGCGTGAGGGTACTTCCCGCAAAGTTCTACTCCTCTCACTAACTCTAACTTAACCTGTCCAGGAGTGTACTTAGTCGGGAGGAACTTCCACCACCCAGGTGTGTCGACCACTGTGAGATTTCGGCCAAAAACTTTGCTTTGTCGTCTCTCAGCCTTCTCAGTCACTTTCCCAGGGGTAAAATGATCCCCATTTAGGATGATATTTCCTGCATAACTCTTCCCAGAGATCACAAATCCAACCAGTAACATTCTTATTTCAGGTAGAGGGAGCACCTCTCCTGTGGGACAAAAATAGAAATTATTATATAATTACATGTAACATTACATTGAACTTTAACTCCATAATGTCCCTTTTTATGAGTTACCATGTGTCTTGATTTTCCTTCTTTGTTGTGTAACTCTCTGCTTGTATATCAGTCCTTGTTCCTTATCAGCCTTCTTTGCCTCTTCAATATGTTTCAGTTTGATGTGGTCAACCTCAAAGGGACGGTGATGGTTACTGGCTATCAGTTCATCGATCTTATCCAAAAGTGTTTTGACTTGAGATTGATCATCACATTTGGTTTTGTTGTCGAATACCTGATATCTGTATCCACACGTTCTCACCAACCACTCAAGGGTTTCATCCTTGTTCCTGATACGCTCCTCAATGGTTTTGTCTGTCAATAAATCCCCCTTGGTGAACAAGACAATGGTATGCTCCCAGATGTTTGCACCCAGGAGCTCACAGTGTTCCACCGCTGAAGACTGTTCATTTTCAGTAAACTGATTGTCGAGGTTGACCACCAGGAGGAAGGCGTGGGGTCCGGGTGGACAGAGGGAGGTGCTCAGCACAAGCTCACGTTTGATGTACTCTGTGGTTTGGGTGGCAGAAAAAAACCTCCACCATCCAGGAGTGTCAATCAAAGTCACCTTCCTGCCCACAACCACGCCCTCTCTCTTGACGGAGTGTGTTGCTCCTTCCCCCTGATGATACGCTCCGACTCCCAGGAATGTGTTTATCGTTGCGGTCTTGCCAGACCGGTTGTACCCAAGAACAATAATCTGCAGCTCTTACAGGTTTGGAGAAAGACACAAAATGTTTCAGAAAGAGGAATAAATAAACTTGTGCAAGTGTAACATGAATAACACAAATGTGAACAAGCAAAATAGTACTAAATCTACAGCTTACAGACAAATAGTGTGTTTTGTTGCATTAATTACAAGTATTAGATTCAAATGTCTATGCTCAGACAATGCCTCAAGCAGTTTTCTGAGGTGATAACATCATAATAACAAGTTGTCTATGAAAAACTTTACCTGTCAATAGTGGTAATTTCTGGCAAACTTTAAAATTAGATTTCTAACTCACCATCCTGTTTGCATACTATCGGTGACATTTTTTCCATCTCCAATGCATTATTAATATTCAGTCATTACAAACTCTGTTggtactgtacatactgtagttATTCTCTGGATGACCTCTGCTAGTCACTGTGTTCTGCGCACAGCCACGATAAAGTAGAACTGAATGTTTTGAGCATTTCACATCGATTACACTACACGGAAGGGAAACAAATTGTGGAAACTGGATCTACTGCATGCCAGAGAATGTTAACATCAGACTGTTCTGATTTTCAAATTCTGTGTTAGAGCCTAGTATTTTACAACGGACAATGTCAACAGACATTTTTTCCATGTGCCATTCTTTCTGTCTAGTAATCCCAGTAATctttcatttaaaatgttaatGGTCTTCCTATTCTCTGTGCAACACTGTCACTGTATTTTCTGTGCTCATTTGGTACAGAGTAATATGATGGGCATCAGCAAGAGtacaacagagagaaagaaacaaggAAACTGGATATGCAGAATGTCAGCAGCAGGTCAAAACAAGCTCATGACATGAAATACAAAATCATAAACATCCTTAAAAATGCCAATCTGCCatgcaaaggcaaaaggcagtaACTTCATCTTTGGTCAAAAATGAGTTATTGTCTTTTTTGGGATATTCAAGACCTCCTTTTTCATGTGGAGAAATATCTTGAGTCAATTTGGTTGTTTATTcaaaaaaacattgtttattttaacagtAACTCGCAAAAGCCTAGAGATACCAAGGCAGAATGCATTAACTCCTGAGTTACGGTTCTTTCCTTTAGTTTTAGGCCGCTGAAATTGAAGTTGAGTGCCTTGGCACGGCTCTTTATTTGTTGGCAGATAATACAAGGGCAGAGTGCAGTAACTTCCCAATAAGGGTCAACGGTCAAGTTTGAGCCCAAGATTTTCTTTATGTACAGACTTGTCTTCACAGTGGCCAGTGATCTCTGGTGTTCATTCTGCCTCTACCCCCCTTTACACAGGAACTAGAACCTATATCTCAGTGGAGCCTGGTCTTGGAATACCATCACCCAACAGAAACTCTATAGCCATTTGAATTAACGCACCTGTTAGGAATAACAATTTTCAGACCTAGACTGTGTTATGTTAACATGCTGCTTGTCGTGCTAGCATAGTATGGCTGagggtttttattttatttaatttttgtaTGACGGTCTTGTCCAGAACACAGTGCAATGTCAATAGCGACCAATCAGTAACCTGAAATACTTTCAAGTCACCTTTTGGTATCGCCTCAGCTTGCATGGAACCTCAATGGAGGTGATACCAAAAATAGTACCAGGTACCAGTTTTTGCTAGCCTGCATCCCACCGTGTTACTGGCCCACCCATCTCGGAagtgagaggggaaaaaactgATCTTATCATACTTAAACTTTTTTTGTAAAATATTTCCACAGACTTTGTGCCTATTCACCATTCACTGTTGATGTGAAAAGTAACGAACAACCAATTAGTGagacctgtgctgtgctgttgatGTCTTGAGCAGTGAGAGAGCACAACACTACTGTATTACATAAAGATCTACACAGTTGTACCAAACATAATGGGCACCTTTTTATTCTCTGAATGGCCATTGCTTTCCAAGAGGGAATGTTATATAAATGGCCCTTTTCTGTCACCCTCAGGAATATTACAGTAACAACCGGCAAGCTGTTTCATCCCTGTCAGTCAACAAGCAAGAAGGAACAGCCATGGCATATTAAATGGCTGATATAACTGGGTCAAAGACAAGACTGTTTTTGTACAACTTGCCTTTACCAAGTACCAATAGTGTGTCCACTATAAAATAACAAACATCTGCAATGAGTGCAATGAATTTgaagttttattttcattacatGCATTCTGGTCATTACAACATGAAATATAAAAGAGAATATGACATTTCCAAaacgtgtaaaaaaaaaatctttttatTCACATAATGTTGCCAT from Alosa sapidissima isolate fAloSap1 chromosome 9, fAloSap1.pri, whole genome shotgun sequence includes these protein-coding regions:
- the LOC121718281 gene encoding GTPase IMAP family member 8-like; this encodes MEKMSPIVCKQDELQIIVLGYNRSGKTATINTFLGVGAYHQGEGATHSVKREGVVVGRKVTLIDTPGWWRFFSATQTTEYIKRELVLSTSLCPPGPHAFLLVVNLDNQFTENEQSSAVEHCELLGANIWEHTIVLFTKGDLLTDKTIEERIRNKDETLEWLVRTCGYRYQVFDNKTKCDDQSQVKTLLDKIDELIASNHHRPFEVDHIKLKHIEEAKKADKEQGLIYKQRVTQQRRKIKTHGEVLPLPEIRMLLVGFVISGKSYAGNIILNGDHFTPGKVTEKAERRQSKVFGRNLTVVDTPGWWKFLPTKYTPGQVKLELVRGVELCGKYPHAFALTLPVEVSFHEEQRRIVHETLEMYLGEDVWRHTIVLFTWGKLLKDTTIEEVIESEGKALQWLVQKCGNRYHVFGERAQGSNQVEELLEKIAEMVAGNCVHCPMMAPQTNIETKAKRHKDDNDVASTDDVSNALYREWLGRDEKMIKEVQKKWDAVTSACKQKTNRSMEKPVEFQGQPQTMDTISHSETSQENPSSSTLAKDELQNDKNNQSIQRQQSDDETLASHLKDLLDYEWRRRDFIVNETVREAVKELKLESSSEPDPKELRESRDKVVDWLLKSSGYGSYMSGSQDLLNVDDKDSSD